The following coding sequences are from one Hymenobacter sp. DG25A window:
- the rsmA gene encoding 16S rRNA (adenine(1518)-N(6)/adenine(1519)-N(6))-dimethyltransferase RsmA, producing MDSVKAKKHLGQHFLADPNIARRIVESLQLPDGVTEVLEIGPGMGVLTGTLLQHTEYRTSVVEIDRESVAYLQQHFPSLDGRIHSADFLKMDLGKLYNDQPISIIGNFPYNISTQIYFQVLAHRQQVREVVGMIQKEVADRLAEGPGTKTYGILSVLLQAYYKIEYLFTVPPHVFNPPPKVQSAVIRLTRNTTEKLDCDEKLFFKVVKQAFSTRRKTLRNALKPFGMLPENTTDPIFEKRAEQLSVADFVGLTQHVEKFRHND from the coding sequence ATGGATTCAGTTAAAGCCAAAAAACACCTCGGTCAACACTTCTTGGCCGATCCAAACATTGCGCGGCGCATTGTGGAATCGTTGCAGCTGCCCGATGGCGTAACCGAGGTGCTGGAAATTGGCCCGGGCATGGGCGTGCTGACGGGTACCCTGCTGCAGCACACTGAGTATCGCACGTCAGTAGTAGAAATTGACCGCGAATCGGTGGCGTATCTGCAGCAGCATTTTCCTTCGCTGGACGGCCGTATTCATTCCGCCGACTTTCTGAAGATGGATTTGGGGAAGCTCTATAATGATCAGCCCATCAGCATCATCGGTAATTTTCCTTACAACATCAGCACCCAGATTTACTTTCAGGTGCTGGCCCACCGCCAGCAGGTGCGCGAGGTAGTGGGCATGATTCAGAAGGAAGTAGCCGACCGCCTAGCGGAAGGGCCTGGGACCAAAACGTACGGCATTCTGAGCGTGCTTTTGCAGGCTTATTATAAGATAGAATACCTGTTTACGGTGCCCCCGCACGTGTTTAACCCGCCGCCCAAGGTGCAGTCGGCCGTTATACGCCTCACCCGTAACACCACCGAAAAGCTGGACTGCGACGAGAAGCTGTTCTTCAAAGTGGTAAAGCAGGCTTTTTCCACCCGCCGCAAAACGCTGCGCAATGCGCTAAAGCCCTTCGGCATGCTGCCGGAGAATACTACAGACCCTATTTTTGAGAAACGGGCCGAGCAGTTGAGCGTGGCTGATTTTGTGGGGCTGACGCAGCACGTGGAGAAATTCCGGCATAACGATTAG
- a CDS encoding NAD(P)-dependent oxidoreductase: MSLCLVIDEMHPSLPDYMAEIGVKLHYRPDLIAAEVPAALAAHPYDGLMVRSKLRITAALLSHGPQLRYVARAGAGVDNIDEEALTAAGVSLLNAPEGNRDAVGEYALGLLLALLRNIVRADQEVRQGQWRREANRGEELGGKTVGILGCGHMGKAFARRLAAFGCTVLTYDQDPFCDTGGFASAVTLTELQARAEVLSLHIPYTAANHHFVNEAFLNGFRNPIWLLNTARGEVLDHAALVWALQVGQVRGAALDVLENEKLPALSPEQQARFGFLATAPNVVLSPHIGGWTHQSYERINQVLAHKIAAFLRP; encoded by the coding sequence GTGTCCCTCTGCCTCGTTATCGATGAAATGCACCCCAGCCTGCCCGATTACATGGCAGAAATAGGGGTGAAGCTGCATTACCGACCTGATCTGATCGCGGCCGAAGTACCCGCCGCCCTGGCCGCCCACCCCTACGATGGCCTGATGGTGCGCAGCAAGCTGCGCATTACGGCTGCCCTGCTCTCGCACGGCCCCCAACTGCGCTACGTAGCCCGGGCCGGCGCCGGAGTAGATAACATTGACGAAGAGGCCCTGACGGCCGCCGGCGTATCTCTGCTGAACGCGCCGGAAGGCAACCGCGACGCCGTGGGCGAATACGCGCTGGGCCTGCTCCTGGCGCTGCTCCGCAACATCGTGCGTGCTGACCAGGAAGTACGGCAGGGCCAGTGGCGGCGCGAGGCCAACCGGGGCGAAGAGCTGGGCGGCAAAACCGTGGGTATCCTCGGGTGCGGGCACATGGGCAAAGCCTTTGCGCGCCGCCTGGCCGCCTTTGGCTGCACGGTGCTTACCTACGACCAAGACCCGTTCTGCGACACTGGCGGCTTTGCCAGCGCCGTAACCCTAACGGAGCTGCAAGCCCGGGCCGAAGTGCTAAGCCTGCACATTCCGTATACCGCGGCCAATCATCATTTTGTGAATGAAGCGTTCCTGAACGGCTTCCGCAACCCCATCTGGCTGCTGAACACGGCCCGCGGGGAAGTGCTGGACCACGCGGCCTTGGTGTGGGCCCTGCAAGTAGGGCAGGTGCGCGGCGCGGCCCTCGATGTGCTCGAAAATGAAAAACTTCCGGCTCTTTCGCCGGAGCAGCAGGCGCGCTTCGGGTTTCTGGCCACGGCCCCCAACGTGGTGCTCTCGCCGCATATCGGGGGCTGGACGCACCAGTCTTATGAGCGCATTAATCAGGTGCTGGCTCATAAAATTGCGGCATTCCTGCGTCCGTAA
- the greA gene encoding transcription elongation factor GreA: MSTVNYYTPEGLQRLKDELQDLKIRGRAEAARQLAEARDKGDLSENAEYDAAKESQGHLELKISKLEEVLGNARLLDESNLDATKVLIMSKVKLKNLKNNMVLDYTLVAEEEANLAAGKISVKSPIGKGLLGKSAGDTAEITVPAGKLQFEILEISR; encoded by the coding sequence ATGTCTACTGTCAACTATTATACCCCGGAAGGCCTGCAAAGACTCAAGGACGAACTGCAGGACCTCAAAATCCGCGGCCGCGCCGAGGCCGCCCGTCAGCTGGCTGAAGCACGCGACAAGGGCGACCTGAGCGAGAATGCCGAGTACGACGCCGCCAAGGAGTCGCAGGGTCACCTGGAATTGAAAATCTCCAAGCTGGAAGAAGTGCTGGGCAATGCCCGCCTGCTGGACGAAAGCAACCTGGATGCTACCAAAGTGCTCATTATGAGCAAGGTGAAGCTGAAGAACCTGAAGAACAACATGGTACTCGACTACACCCTGGTAGCGGAGGAAGAAGCCAACCTGGCCGCCGGTAAGATTTCCGTGAAGTCTCCCATTGGCAAAGGTCTGCTAGGCAAATCGGCTGGCGATACGGCCGAAATTACCGTACCCGCCGGCAAGCTGCAGTTCGAGATTCTGGAAATTTCGCGCTAG
- a CDS encoding nuclease A inhibitor family protein — translation MPSIFSRIVSGELPAYKVAEDDHHLAFLDITPLVEGHTLVIPKKEVDYIFDLPPAELAALHLFAQRVAKGVQAAVPCRRIGVAVIGLEVPHAHIHLIPMHKVSDMNFANPKIKVAEERMKELAAAIAAKVPDNGIAAAEKTVSAPKATGSGDKASAEADATLNQLQQLTKGLFFMSESDAPLEAVSLAAPDGALSDKALVKLVGMPADTKVETQELTYFLRNHTADDGVLGDPALANRFKALQMFLKQELQDVKVYRLGGGPQVIVYALGKTDDGKLAGFKTVLTET, via the coding sequence ATGCCTTCTATCTTCTCGCGCATCGTTTCCGGCGAGCTACCGGCCTACAAAGTAGCCGAAGACGACCACCACCTGGCCTTTCTGGACATTACGCCGCTGGTAGAAGGACACACCCTAGTAATTCCGAAGAAGGAAGTAGACTATATTTTCGACCTGCCGCCCGCTGAGTTGGCTGCCCTGCACCTGTTTGCGCAGCGCGTAGCAAAAGGGGTGCAGGCTGCCGTGCCCTGCCGGCGCATTGGCGTGGCCGTAATTGGGCTGGAAGTGCCGCACGCGCACATTCACTTGATACCTATGCACAAGGTTTCCGATATGAACTTCGCCAATCCCAAGATTAAGGTGGCCGAGGAGCGCATGAAGGAGCTGGCCGCCGCCATTGCCGCCAAAGTACCCGATAATGGTATTGCCGCCGCTGAAAAAACAGTGTCTGCCCCCAAAGCCACGGGCAGCGGAGACAAGGCATCGGCTGAGGCAGATGCTACCCTAAATCAGCTGCAGCAGCTCACCAAAGGGCTGTTTTTTATGAGCGAATCGGATGCGCCGCTGGAAGCCGTGAGCCTGGCCGCGCCGGACGGAGCGCTGTCGGACAAAGCGCTGGTGAAGCTGGTTGGTATGCCTGCCGATACCAAAGTGGAAACCCAGGAGCTGACCTACTTCCTGCGCAACCACACTGCCGACGACGGCGTGCTGGGCGACCCCGCGCTGGCTAACCGCTTCAAGGCCCTGCAGATGTTCCTGAAACAGGAGCTGCAGGACGTGAAAGTGTATCGGCTGGGCGGTGGCCCGCAGGTAATTGTATATGCTTTGGGCAAAACCGATGACGGCAAGCTGGCCGGCTTTAAAACCGTGCTGACGGAAACCTAG
- a CDS encoding AI-2E family transporter: MSNENIYTARQQHILLIVCLVGLATLILVGLGSYTTAFLGSGILYVVFRPWFQKLVNERGWNKQFVSAFLLTFAFVVIILPFTALTFMLVDRIRQYAQDTSQIMAVLHRVEVLIGYTFTSEQNVRTIVQQTMSWLSQRIPSLASGLLHFTVVIGLMLFALYFMFIEEAAFLRGLHRYLPFRPGTLREMGESLKNNVNANVIGSALISIVQAILTGGALWFFDVSDADFWGVVAFFMAFIPVLGTPLVWGPAAIIKIAQGETSQGVGLLLVGFIFIMNIDNLLRIVLAKRIGDIHPLITLAGVVLGVEIFGILGLVLGPLLLSYFIVLTKVFERENRSRRESGI, translated from the coding sequence ATGTCTAACGAAAACATTTACACCGCCCGTCAGCAGCACATCCTGCTTATTGTATGTCTGGTGGGGCTGGCTACTCTTATTCTGGTGGGGCTGGGTAGCTATACTACGGCCTTTTTAGGCTCCGGCATTTTGTATGTAGTGTTCCGCCCGTGGTTTCAGAAGCTGGTAAACGAGCGGGGCTGGAATAAGCAGTTTGTCTCGGCTTTCCTGCTCACTTTTGCCTTTGTGGTTATTATTCTGCCCTTCACGGCCCTCACCTTCATGTTGGTGGACCGCATCCGGCAGTACGCGCAGGACACCAGCCAGATTATGGCCGTGCTGCACCGGGTAGAGGTGCTGATTGGCTATACGTTCACCTCCGAGCAAAATGTGCGCACCATTGTGCAGCAGACCATGAGCTGGCTGAGCCAGCGCATTCCATCCCTGGCCAGCGGGCTCCTGCATTTCACGGTAGTAATTGGCCTTATGCTGTTTGCGCTGTATTTCATGTTTATTGAGGAGGCTGCCTTTCTGCGGGGGTTGCACCGCTACCTGCCCTTCCGCCCCGGCACGCTGCGCGAAATGGGCGAGTCCCTGAAAAACAACGTGAATGCCAACGTTATCGGGTCGGCGCTTATCTCCATTGTCCAGGCTATTCTGACGGGAGGCGCTCTATGGTTTTTTGACGTGAGCGATGCTGATTTCTGGGGGGTGGTGGCTTTCTTTATGGCCTTTATTCCCGTGCTGGGCACTCCGTTGGTCTGGGGGCCGGCCGCCATCATTAAAATTGCGCAGGGCGAGACTTCTCAGGGGGTAGGCCTGCTGCTGGTGGGATTCATCTTCATTATGAACATCGACAACCTGCTGCGCATTGTGCTGGCCAAGCGCATCGGGGATATCCACCCGCTTATCACGCTGGCCGGGGTGGTGCTGGGCGTTGAGATTTTCGGCATTCTGGGTCTGGTTCTCGGCCCTTTGCTCCTCTCCTATTTTATCGTGCTGACTAAGGTTTTTGAGCGCGAAAACCGCAGCCGCCGTGAGTCCGGCATTTGA
- a CDS encoding DUF5686 and carboxypeptidase-like regulatory domain-containing protein: protein MQKFTLLGILFFLLTAPVSFAQRIVFSGHVTEAATGQPVPFASVFVRGTSLGATADENGRFQLTVPQPVDSLTAGAVGFRPLSRKVSRQPQQTVGFALKSSSFALGEVTVHGGENPAFAILRKVQAHKKEHDKAQLGSFEFDSYNRVEVSLSDVTARLAKQKVIRDMTSVAQTVGEMERNASGKPTVPVFASEVLSRYYVRHRPNREREDIKHSQLHGVAPRDGSVLSQVLGSSFQDYDFYPNWQIVMGKDFISPIAEGWRITYDYDLEDSVLVGQDRCYQLKVFPRRPQDLAFTGRIWITMKDYALRRVDLSVDPKANINFVDQIRVYQDLAPTPAGPWLPQRTRVVVGLKPNKKQTGLLVRFNTVNSNFATDQPHEAKFYEQPFASAVDALEVPAGFWNQHRPDTLSAQEVRTLTALDSVGKLRSVQSALELADLLVTGYKQVGKLEIGPIPSLYTYNNVEGSRLQVGFRTTGDLSPNWFARTYVAYGTKDRDVKYGLSGYRVLARRNWTLLRFERSHDVDQVALLDNDYAIENPLFDAAVRFGNIKPGRPLWRDVTGLSAQSDLFHGFTQKLTLRHQRFDPLYDFAYYTSDLHQPGAPTADKFSLSEVILESRYAPDEVLIQNKNRRYAVGLRKWPVFTFRYTLGIDNVLGSDFQYQKFNLLVAQSLPLGQLGRTEYTLDAGYIPSTVPYPVLKTHLGNESPIYTSNAYNLMRYFEFVSDRYASLHAEHYFEGLFINSVPVLKKLDWRLLASANVLYGGVSEANRLATPTVDSQGQNLPTFRPLGTAPYVEMGYGVENIFKVLRVDFIHRLTYLDNPGAKNFGVKVCAQFKL from the coding sequence ATGCAAAAATTTACTCTATTAGGAATCCTGTTCTTTTTACTGACAGCTCCGGTTTCATTTGCTCAACGAATTGTATTTAGCGGACATGTCACGGAGGCCGCTACGGGGCAGCCAGTACCTTTTGCCTCCGTGTTTGTGCGCGGCACCAGCCTGGGGGCTACGGCCGATGAAAATGGTCGTTTTCAGCTCACCGTTCCCCAACCGGTTGATTCGCTTACGGCTGGCGCAGTAGGTTTCCGGCCGCTTAGCCGGAAGGTTTCCCGGCAGCCACAGCAAACAGTTGGCTTCGCGCTGAAAAGCAGCTCCTTTGCCCTGGGCGAGGTAACGGTGCACGGGGGCGAGAACCCGGCCTTTGCTATTCTGCGCAAAGTGCAGGCCCACAAGAAAGAGCACGATAAAGCCCAGCTGGGTTCATTTGAGTTCGATAGCTACAACCGCGTTGAGGTTTCCTTATCTGATGTAACGGCCCGCCTGGCCAAGCAAAAGGTTATCCGGGACATGACCTCCGTGGCGCAGACGGTGGGCGAAATGGAGCGCAACGCCAGCGGCAAGCCTACGGTGCCGGTGTTTGCCTCCGAGGTGCTCTCGCGCTACTACGTGCGGCACCGGCCCAACCGGGAGCGGGAAGACATCAAGCACTCCCAGCTGCACGGCGTGGCCCCGCGGGATGGTTCGGTGCTGTCGCAGGTGCTCGGCTCCTCGTTTCAGGATTACGATTTCTACCCCAACTGGCAGATTGTGATGGGGAAAGACTTCATTTCCCCCATTGCCGAGGGCTGGCGCATCACCTATGATTATGACCTGGAAGACTCCGTGCTGGTGGGACAGGACCGCTGCTACCAGCTGAAGGTATTTCCGCGGCGGCCGCAGGATCTGGCATTTACCGGCCGCATCTGGATTACGATGAAAGACTATGCCCTGCGGCGCGTAGACCTGAGCGTAGACCCCAAGGCCAACATCAATTTCGTGGATCAGATTCGGGTGTATCAGGATCTGGCGCCTACCCCGGCCGGTCCTTGGCTGCCGCAGCGCACCCGCGTAGTAGTGGGCCTCAAACCCAATAAAAAGCAAACCGGCCTGCTGGTGCGCTTTAACACCGTCAATTCCAACTTCGCCACAGATCAACCCCACGAGGCCAAGTTCTATGAGCAGCCGTTTGCCTCCGCGGTAGATGCGCTGGAGGTGCCGGCCGGGTTCTGGAACCAGCATCGGCCCGATACCTTGTCGGCGCAGGAAGTACGCACGCTCACGGCCCTGGATTCGGTAGGGAAGCTGCGCTCGGTGCAGTCGGCGCTGGAGCTGGCCGATTTGCTGGTGACGGGCTACAAGCAGGTGGGTAAGCTGGAAATCGGCCCCATTCCCAGCCTGTACACCTACAACAACGTGGAAGGCAGCCGCCTGCAGGTGGGCTTCCGCACCACCGGCGACCTGAGCCCGAACTGGTTTGCGCGCACTTATGTGGCCTACGGTACCAAAGACCGGGACGTGAAGTATGGCCTCTCCGGCTACCGGGTCCTGGCCCGGCGCAACTGGACGCTGCTGCGCTTTGAGCGCAGCCACGATGTAGATCAGGTAGCGCTGCTGGATAACGACTACGCCATTGAAAACCCGCTGTTTGATGCCGCCGTGCGCTTTGGCAATATTAAGCCCGGCCGGCCGCTGTGGCGTGATGTTACCGGCCTCTCAGCCCAGTCCGACCTGTTCCACGGCTTCACGCAGAAGCTCACGCTGCGCCACCAGCGCTTCGATCCGCTCTACGATTTCGCCTACTACACCAGCGACCTGCACCAACCCGGCGCACCTACCGCCGACAAGTTCTCCTTATCCGAAGTTATTCTGGAGTCGCGCTACGCGCCCGATGAGGTGCTCATTCAGAACAAAAACCGGCGCTACGCGGTGGGGCTGCGCAAGTGGCCGGTCTTCACGTTCCGCTACACGCTGGGCATTGATAACGTGCTGGGCAGCGACTTCCAATACCAGAAGTTTAATCTGTTGGTGGCGCAAAGCCTGCCGCTGGGGCAGCTGGGCCGCACCGAGTATACCCTTGATGCGGGCTACATTCCCAGCACGGTGCCCTACCCGGTGCTAAAAACGCACCTGGGTAATGAGTCGCCCATTTATACCAGCAATGCCTACAACCTGATGCGCTACTTCGAGTTTGTGAGCGACCGGTATGCTTCGCTGCATGCTGAGCACTACTTTGAAGGGCTGTTCATCAACTCCGTACCCGTGCTCAAAAAGCTCGACTGGCGCCTGCTGGCCTCGGCCAACGTGCTATATGGCGGCGTGAGCGAGGCCAACCGCCTTGCTACGCCCACCGTGGATTCCCAGGGCCAGAACCTGCCTACTTTCCGCCCGCTGGGCACGGCGCCGTATGTAGAAATGGGCTACGGCGTGGAGAATATCTTCAAGGTGCTGCGCGTCGATTTCATTCACCGCCTCACCTACCTGGATAATCCCGGGGCCAAAAATTTCGGCGTGAAAGTATGCGCTCAGTTTAAGCTGTAG
- a CDS encoding DNA/RNA non-specific endonuclease, which translates to MRAMLPLTSFLLGLSILACSQQQPQNLPTEQPAQTPVAGRFPETFEAGSKTAYAEGDEQLSSGTWHFTDALIGSAPADHKNGTHAARLRGQGRLRMNFDAPATVRTIRISAASYGTDGASTWEVWASQDGGRLFSRLGQPVRTSGAQLVTATFPVAATRPFRLEIRKTDGGSARLNLDDIALETTAGSAPAAVTPAPAQNRPQADAVVVSRDDNMALGNPSGATGSLDNPTNYLMVKPQYTLSYNALRGTPTWVSWHLNRAWMGSAPRQDDFRPDPALPRQFYQVTPRSYSGGGFDRGHNCPSADRTTDLDDNSATFLMTNMIPQAGNNNQRTWSKLEEYARSLVQRGNEVYIIMGSYGKGGTGTAGFATTLDNGHVTVPARVWKVLVVLPEGADDLTRISNGKARIIAVDTPNDQSVNPDWSRYRVSVDAIENATGLDLLSKVPTIVQERLESQVDMGTTR; encoded by the coding sequence ATGCGCGCTATGCTGCCTCTTACCAGCTTTCTGCTGGGCCTTTCTATTCTGGCCTGCTCTCAGCAGCAACCCCAGAACCTGCCTACGGAGCAGCCTGCTCAAACGCCCGTAGCGGGCCGTTTCCCGGAAACTTTTGAGGCGGGCAGCAAAACCGCGTATGCGGAGGGCGACGAGCAGCTGAGCTCCGGCACTTGGCACTTCACGGATGCCCTGATTGGCTCAGCCCCCGCCGACCATAAAAACGGCACCCACGCCGCGCGTTTGCGGGGCCAGGGTCGGCTGCGCATGAATTTCGATGCTCCGGCCACGGTGCGCACCATTCGCATCAGCGCCGCCAGCTACGGCACCGATGGGGCCAGCACCTGGGAAGTATGGGCCAGCCAGGATGGCGGCCGCCTTTTTTCCCGACTGGGCCAACCGGTGCGCACCAGCGGAGCGCAGCTGGTAACGGCTACTTTTCCGGTAGCTGCCACCCGGCCCTTCCGCCTGGAAATCCGCAAGACCGACGGCGGCAGTGCCCGCCTGAATCTGGATGATATTGCACTGGAAACCACGGCCGGCAGCGCGCCGGCGGCCGTTACGCCCGCTCCCGCTCAGAACCGGCCCCAGGCCGATGCTGTGGTGGTCAGCCGCGACGACAACATGGCGCTGGGCAACCCCAGCGGTGCTACCGGCAGCCTCGATAACCCCACCAACTATCTGATGGTGAAGCCGCAGTACACGCTGAGCTACAACGCCCTGCGCGGCACGCCTACCTGGGTAAGCTGGCACCTCAACCGGGCCTGGATGGGCAGCGCCCCGCGCCAGGATGACTTCCGCCCCGACCCCGCCTTGCCGCGCCAGTTTTACCAGGTAACGCCGCGCAGCTACTCCGGTGGCGGTTTCGACCGGGGCCACAACTGCCCCTCCGCCGACCGCACCACCGACTTGGACGACAACTCGGCCACCTTCCTGATGACCAACATGATTCCGCAAGCCGGCAATAACAACCAGCGCACCTGGTCTAAGTTGGAGGAATATGCCCGCTCCCTGGTGCAGCGCGGCAACGAGGTTTACATCATTATGGGCAGCTACGGGAAAGGCGGCACCGGCACCGCCGGCTTTGCTACCACCCTGGATAATGGCCACGTAACGGTGCCCGCCCGGGTGTGGAAAGTGCTGGTCGTCCTCCCCGAAGGCGCCGATGACCTCACCCGCATCAGCAACGGCAAAGCCCGCATTATTGCGGTAGACACGCCCAACGACCAGAGCGTAAACCCCGACTGGAGCCGCTACCGGGTTTCAGTAGATGCCATTGAGAATGCCACCGGGCTGGATTTGCTGAGCAAAGTGCCTACGATAGTACAGGAGCGGCTGGAAAGCCAGGTAGACATGGGCACAACACGGTAG
- a CDS encoding thioredoxin family protein yields the protein MRVLDTHDEDLRRLTHERHKVFAKFTAENCPTCEQLTKPFIQFSNDPTFADILFVRLNSEENPVAKQLMEERAAPFFVSYCQGQLLECDALFTEEEVKDMILRLSQYTPKAS from the coding sequence ATGCGTGTACTGGATACCCACGATGAAGACCTCCGCCGTCTGACCCACGAAAGGCACAAGGTTTTCGCCAAGTTTACTGCCGAGAATTGTCCTACCTGCGAGCAGCTGACCAAGCCTTTCATTCAGTTCTCGAATGACCCTACGTTTGCCGATATTCTGTTTGTCCGGCTCAATTCGGAGGAAAATCCCGTGGCCAAACAATTGATGGAGGAGAGAGCAGCGCCCTTTTTCGTTTCCTACTGCCAGGGTCAGCTATTGGAGTGCGACGCGCTGTTTACCGAAGAAGAAGTGAAGGATATGATCCTGCGGCTGAGCCAGTATACCCCGAAGGCATCGTAA
- a CDS encoding YdcF family protein, whose product MFFVLSKVLDWALMPALWLVLLLLAAVLDRRALWRRRWRLAALAVVIIGTNLALANAALLAWELPPVPISRIAPHDAGVLLTGVANGKKSPHDRVYLSEGADRLLHTLWLYRAGRIRYIIISGGSGALQGSQRSEAAELAILLRLAAVPTDNILIEDRSRNTRENALFTRELLQAHPDIKSLVLITSAFHQRRALGCFEKAGLPATAFPAGFLTRDPSATPDYWLVPNAQALDRWTTLLHEIAGYLIYKLMGYC is encoded by the coding sequence ATGTTCTTCGTGCTTTCCAAAGTGCTGGATTGGGCTCTGATGCCGGCCCTCTGGCTTGTTCTGCTCCTGCTGGCGGCCGTGCTGGACCGCCGGGCCCTCTGGCGCCGCCGCTGGCGGCTGGCGGCACTGGCCGTCGTTATTATCGGCACCAACCTGGCCCTGGCCAACGCGGCACTGCTGGCCTGGGAACTGCCGCCGGTGCCCATCAGCCGCATTGCCCCCCACGATGCCGGCGTACTGCTCACGGGCGTCGCCAACGGTAAGAAGTCGCCCCACGACCGGGTGTATCTGAGTGAAGGCGCCGACCGCCTCCTGCACACCCTTTGGCTGTACCGCGCCGGCCGTATTCGCTATATCATCATTTCCGGTGGCTCCGGCGCCCTGCAGGGTAGCCAGCGTTCAGAAGCCGCCGAGCTGGCCATTCTGCTCCGGCTGGCGGCGGTGCCCACGGATAACATCCTGATAGAAGACCGCAGCCGCAATACCCGCGAAAATGCCCTGTTCACGCGGGAGCTGCTACAGGCCCACCCCGATATTAAATCCTTGGTGCTAATCACCTCTGCCTTTCATCAGCGCCGGGCCCTGGGCTGTTTTGAGAAAGCAGGGTTGCCAGCCACTGCCTTTCCGGCCGGCTTCCTTACCCGAGACCCCAGCGCCACGCCTGATTACTGGCTGGTGCCCAACGCTCAGGCCCTGGACCGCTGGACCACCCTGCTGCATGAAATAGCCGGCTACCTCATCTATAAGCTAATGGGGTATTGCTAA
- a CDS encoding NAD-dependent succinate-semialdehyde dehydrogenase gives MAIESFNPYTNRTLRRFRPFSWAKTERILSQTHREAARWRTSSFAERAVCLQAAGRLLRERQDELARLMALEMGKPINDGRAEVLKCALTCDYYAEHAEQFLADELIKTEARRSLISHEPLGVVLAVMPWNFPFWQVVRFAAPALMAGNVGLLKHASNVPQCALALEKIFQDAGFPTNAFRTLLIGSDLVAKLIADDRVRAVTLTGSEAAGASVAATAGANIKKTVLELGGSDAFIVLADADLELAAKTAAQARMINAGQSCIAAKRFIVEKPILKEFISKLKTHLLALRTGDPLEETTQYGPLARPDLADDLTKQVEESVKKGARVELYGGQSKPGTALFRPVILSNVKPGQPAYHEEFFGPVALVLEARNADHAVQLANDSPFGLGAAIWTRDVRRGEELARQVEAGAVFVNSLVKSSPEMPFGGVKKSGYGRELSYLGIREFVNQKSIWIANEATPSAHKTKTE, from the coding sequence ATGGCTATTGAATCTTTTAATCCCTATACCAACCGCACGCTCCGCCGCTTCCGGCCTTTCAGCTGGGCCAAAACCGAGCGCATCCTGAGCCAGACGCACCGCGAGGCCGCCCGCTGGCGCACCTCGTCGTTTGCGGAAAGAGCCGTGTGCCTGCAGGCCGCAGGCCGCCTGCTGCGGGAGCGGCAGGATGAGCTGGCCCGCCTCATGGCCCTGGAAATGGGCAAACCCATTAACGACGGGCGCGCTGAGGTGCTGAAATGCGCCCTCACCTGCGACTACTACGCCGAGCATGCCGAGCAATTTCTGGCCGATGAGCTTATCAAAACCGAGGCCCGGCGCAGCCTTATCTCCCACGAGCCCCTGGGCGTGGTGCTGGCCGTCATGCCCTGGAACTTTCCCTTCTGGCAGGTGGTGCGCTTTGCGGCTCCTGCCCTCATGGCGGGCAATGTGGGCCTGCTGAAGCACGCTTCCAACGTGCCGCAGTGCGCCCTGGCTCTTGAGAAGATTTTTCAGGATGCCGGCTTTCCCACCAATGCCTTCCGCACGCTGCTCATTGGGTCTGACTTGGTGGCCAAACTCATTGCTGATGACCGGGTGCGGGCCGTTACGCTCACGGGCAGCGAGGCTGCCGGGGCCAGCGTGGCCGCCACGGCGGGGGCCAACATCAAGAAAACCGTGCTGGAGCTGGGTGGCTCCGATGCCTTTATTGTGCTGGCCGATGCCGACCTGGAGCTGGCTGCCAAAACCGCCGCTCAGGCCCGCATGATAAACGCTGGCCAGAGCTGCATTGCCGCCAAGCGCTTTATTGTTGAGAAGCCTATTCTGAAGGAGTTCATCAGCAAGCTGAAAACGCACCTGCTGGCCCTGCGCACAGGCGACCCGCTGGAGGAAACCACCCAATACGGCCCCCTGGCCCGCCCCGACCTGGCCGATGACCTCACCAAACAGGTAGAGGAATCGGTGAAGAAAGGGGCGCGCGTGGAGCTCTACGGGGGGCAGTCCAAACCCGGCACTGCTTTATTCCGGCCCGTTATTTTATCGAATGTGAAGCCCGGGCAGCCGGCTTACCACGAGGAGTTTTTTGGGCCGGTAGCGCTGGTGCTGGAAGCCCGGAACGCTGACCACGCTGTGCAGCTGGCCAACGACTCGCCCTTTGGCCTGGGTGCCGCCATCTGGACGCGGGATGTGCGCCGGGGCGAAGAGTTGGCGCGTCAGGTAGAAGCCGGCGCTGTGTTTGTGAATTCGTTGGTGAAGTCCTCCCCGGAAATGCCCTTTGGCGGCGTAAAGAAATCGGGCTACGGGCGCGAGCTATCCTACCTCGGCATTCGGGAGTTCGTGAATCAGAAAAGCATCTGGATTGCTAACGAGGCCACGCCTTCCGCTCACAAAACCAAAACCGAATAG